Proteins found in one Acidobacteriota bacterium genomic segment:
- a CDS encoding CRTAC1 family protein, producing the protein MMGLLLLSGCGSPEPAGLSEPPPPAEADRRALFRDVSTPAGLDFRHHNGMTGELYFAEIFGAGAAMLDYDGDGDLDLFLPQGHTLGSGEEPRPEAQGMEARGRLFENLLGAEGKLRFQDVTDASGLDARGYGMGVAVGDFHNDGHPDLYLANFGPDQLWRNRGDGTFEDVTATAGIDDPLWSTSAAALDYDGDGWLDLYVVHYTDFSLATHKPCQNSAGRPDYCGPASYRGVADRLLRNRGDGTFEDVTVAAGLADLREPGLGVVAADLDGDGPIDLYVANDMRPNQLWHNRGDGTFEDRSLLAGTAVNFDGQAEASMGVDAGDLDLDGDLDLFMTHLDGETNTLYLNDGDGLFRDGTATSALGLASVPFTSFGTALVDYDGDGWLDVVTVSGAVKILESQARAGDELPLKQPNQLFRNRGGGQFEDVSAGAGPGFTTAEVSRGTAVGDLDNDGDPDLLISNNHGPARLLKNSRHPGETWLGVRLVLPEAGGRDALGAEIRMVLDDGRVLLGRARTDGSYLSANDPRVLFAPGKSRIESCEVRWPDGLRELFPAPPAGTYTTLARGTGTGTDTATEEAP; encoded by the coding sequence ATGATGGGCCTGCTGCTCCTGAGCGGCTGTGGTTCCCCGGAGCCCGCCGGCCTTTCCGAACCGCCGCCGCCAGCGGAAGCCGACCGCCGAGCCCTGTTCCGAGACGTCAGCACCCCAGCCGGCCTCGACTTCCGCCACCACAACGGCATGACCGGCGAGCTCTACTTCGCCGAAATCTTCGGCGCCGGAGCGGCCATGCTCGATTACGACGGCGACGGCGATCTGGACCTCTTCCTACCCCAGGGGCATACCCTGGGCTCCGGCGAAGAGCCGAGGCCGGAGGCCCAAGGAATGGAGGCTCGAGGGCGGCTGTTCGAGAATCTTCTCGGCGCCGAGGGCAAGCTCCGCTTCCAGGACGTCACCGACGCCAGCGGCCTGGATGCCCGGGGCTACGGCATGGGCGTGGCGGTGGGGGACTTTCACAACGACGGCCACCCGGACCTCTACCTGGCGAACTTCGGTCCCGACCAGCTGTGGCGCAACCGCGGCGACGGCACCTTCGAGGACGTCACCGCCACCGCCGGTATCGACGACCCTCTGTGGTCCACCAGTGCCGCCGCCTTGGACTACGATGGCGACGGCTGGCTCGACCTCTACGTGGTGCACTACACCGACTTCAGTCTCGCCACCCACAAGCCGTGCCAAAACTCCGCCGGCCGCCCCGACTATTGCGGCCCCGCCAGCTACCGTGGCGTGGCGGACCGGCTGCTGCGCAACCGCGGCGACGGCACCTTCGAGGACGTCACCGTCGCCGCCGGCCTGGCGGATCTGCGGGAGCCCGGCCTCGGCGTGGTGGCGGCGGACCTGGATGGCGACGGCCCCATCGATCTCTATGTCGCCAACGACATGCGCCCCAACCAGCTATGGCACAACCGCGGCGACGGCACCTTCGAGGACCGCTCCCTCCTCGCCGGCACGGCGGTGAACTTCGATGGCCAGGCGGAGGCCAGCATGGGAGTGGACGCCGGGGATCTGGATCTCGACGGCGATCTGGACCTCTTCATGACCCATCTCGACGGCGAGACCAACACCCTCTACCTCAACGACGGCGACGGCCTGTTCCGGGACGGCACCGCCACCAGCGCTCTGGGGCTGGCCAGCGTGCCCTTCACCAGCTTCGGCACTGCCCTGGTGGACTACGACGGCGACGGCTGGCTCGACGTGGTGACGGTGAGCGGAGCGGTGAAGATCCTCGAAAGCCAGGCCCGAGCCGGCGACGAGCTGCCTCTCAAGCAGCCCAACCAGCTCTTCCGCAACCGCGGCGGTGGGCAGTTCGAGGACGTCTCCGCCGGCGCCGGCCCCGGCTTCACCACCGCCGAGGTCAGCCGCGGCACCGCCGTCGGCGATCTGGACAATGACGGCGACCCGGATCTACTGATCAGCAACAACCACGGTCCGGCGCGGCTGCTGAAGAACTCCCGCCACCCCGGCGAGACCTGGCTGGGCGTCCGTCTGGTCTTGCCCGAAGCTGGCGGTCGTGACGCCCTGGGGGCCGAGATCCGGATGGTCCTGGACGACGGCCGCGTGTTGTTGGGGCGGGCACGCACCGACGGCAGCTACCTCTCCGCCAACGATCCCCGGGTGCTCTTCGCGCCGGGCAAGAGCCGCATCGAGAGCTGTGAGGTACGCTGGCCCGACGGCCTCCGGGAGCTCTTCCCTGCGCCCCCGGCAGGGACCTACACCACTCTCGCCCGAGGCACCGGAACCGGCACCGACACCGCCACCGAAGAAGCACCATGA